aataactgATAAATTTGTGAAATAAACTATCAGAGACTCAGCTGCAGCTTGATTCAAGCTGCACGTGATTTGATCCAAGGAAATAATTTGActtcaaaagtgtgtgtgtgtgtgtgtgtgtgtgtgtgtgtgtgtgtgtgtgtgtgcgtgcgtgcgtgcgtgtgtgtgtgtacgggtgtttatatgtttaagtggacacattttaactttaagtcaatggaggtccacacatAAATACATGTGTGTGTGGCTCAAATGACTTGAGTAGTGGTGGACATCGAAGGCTCCTAGTTTTGCACCTGTTTTGTTAATGTATGGCCCCTAGACCTCattaacataaacataacataacattcttCCTTGGATCCAAATTGTCTTAAGGTTAGATCtccatgggggtgggggtggaggggtgggggtggggggtggtaatGCATGCATGCCCCTCACTCTGCTAAACCAAATTACACCCATGGTTTGACCCAAGCTGCATATTGTTGATGCAGGTATGGACGACGGGGGAAACTATAACCTCTGACCTCTGGAGAAACTGCACAACTTATGGCAGAGAGACCAGCTGCAACCCAGCATCAGCCGGAGGTTTGTCAGACCCTTTCAGTCATTAGCTGCACATTTACAATATTACTGGACATTTTTGGGGTTTGGAAaaagaaaacatgatgaaactttCATCTCGCTGATGATGTGGGCGTTATGCCTCATTTGTGACACTGACACCATCTAGGGGATAGAATGTGTCACTGCTAGCTGCTCGCTGATAGGCTCCTGCTGTATAAATAGTCTTGATGTGATGTCCATAATAAGGTCTCGTTTTGGGAGTCATAGTGACAGCAGTAAGAGAGCCGTGAATGATCTGGGTGTGGCTGCAGGGAGTATTTAAAGTTGTGGATGTTTGTGTGTAAGAGTGTTTAGACCCTACAGATCATGCTGCTGCTGATGGGCCACACCCTGTCAGATCACCATGTCCAGCTCTGGTTTGCAGAGGTCTCAAGGGCAGTTTAAAACAGCAACTGTACCAACAAGATATTTATAAGGGATCAGATCAAAATagatatccattcatccatccatccattttcatccgcttatccggagtcgggtcgcgggggcagtagcctaaggcgagaggcccagacttccctctccccagccacttgggccagctcctccggggggaatcccaaggtgttccctggccaggtgagagacattcccatctgtaccgggtcgacctgggctgggtagccccagtcggccccagcctggcccggttgattccacacatccttgccttaagcccatgtgggctgattctacccaccaatcagaggcttgctctaatggaaggtgtgaatttgctgtcagcagtgggtgtgttggccctggtcggcctgaagcagacccccttgagaagaggggtgagaatgagccttggttggcctctaagaataccaggccacccagatatgtaaacaacctacaacctcatcccagctgcttcacactcggctgcgaaccgttcCAGTGAAAGCTGCAgaccatgttctgatgaagccaacaggaccacatcatctgcaaaaagcagagacctgatcctcaggcctccAAAACGgaagccctccacaccttggctgtcctgtccataaaggttatgaacagaatcggtgacaaagggcagccttggcggagtccagctctcacagggaacgagcccgacttactgccggcaatgcggaccaagctctggcaccggtcatacagggacctaacagcccgtatcagagggcctggtaccccaagagcacatatggacacttttatgtctgaacattcattatggacaatccatgactggcacagaatttcaataacaaaacaccactcgaattcagatcaggggggccgttcctcccaatcacacctctccaggtctcactggcattgcccacgtgagcgttaaagtcccccagcagaatgagggagtcaccggaaggagcgctttccagcaccccctccaaggtctccaaaaagggtgggtagtctgaactgtagtttggtgcataagcacagaccacagaacccttccccccacacgtaggcgacgggaggctaccctctcattcactggggtaaaccccaacatacaggcaccaagatggggggcaactagtatgccaacccctgcttggcgcctcttagtgggagcaactccagagtggtagaaagtccacccCCTCTCACTgacactggttccagagccagagccatgtgttgaggtgagttcgactatatctagtcggaacctctcaacctcacacaccaactcaggctccttccccaccagagaggtgacattccacgtgccaagagccagcttctgtagccgaggatcagaccgccaaggtccccgccctcgactaccacccgtcacacactgcacccgacccctttggcccctcccacgagtggtgagcctatGGGAAGGgagacccacatttcctcttcgggctgtgctcggccgggctccatgggtgaaagcccggccaccagacgctcgccaatgtgccccacctccaggcctggatcCAGACGGggaccccggtgacccacgtccgggcgagggtacactgtttccatttatataattcattgtaagaggtcttcaggctgctctttgtctgatcccttacctaggacctgtttgccatggatgaccctaccagaggcagaaagcctcagacaacttagctcctaggatcattgagacactcaaacctctCCACCATGGTAagatggcagcccagggagaggatgAAAATAGATAatgattgtttaaaaaaattctcACCACAAGTTCTTTTAGGCACCTTAATGTTGGGGAAAGTTCTTAGGAGGTGCAGCAGTTGTATGTTTAGCTGCTAAACGTGTTGCCATGGTGGTGTTAGAGTGATGTCACTGGTCAAGAATGGGCCCTTTGAGCCAGTGTGTGTTGTGTCAGGCCGGCAGTGCCTGCACACACCACCAGATTTGTTTGACTTGCTTTTATTGGTGCGCTGACGCAGAGTGTTTGCACAAGAAACAAGGCGCGTGTGCTGTTTGTGTGTTCATGACTTTGGGAAGTGGACGAAAGCTGTCCTGCTGAGCAATCAAGTCTCTTCTGAAATAAAGTTTCTCCCTTTTGTTGTTATGGTTACtaaataaatcagctgttttAATGACACCTTGCTGAGAGATGCAGTGACACATTGGCTATCACTCTCCCTCCATGAGTTACAAACCTGCAAAGCCATGAAAATCACTTTACAGAATTTGCATCCTCTAAAATGAGCTCCTCGGGATTGAGGAGCGTTTTGGCCTGAATGCAGCAACAGTAATGCTCAGCAACATAAATGCGCCGAGCGTTGGAACTGAAGTCCAGCAGCAGCCTTCATCCTGTTTTGAGTCCGAACTAGAACAATAACACGCAGGTTGGAGTTGTATATCCACTCCAGGAAATAGCCAGTGTCACAGTTTTCTACCAGAGAAGGAAGGAAGACGTGTATTTATCAGAAAGCAGCGATGTTTAATTGTTCCCCGCTCACAGCGTTTATCACAGAGTTAAATATAACATGTGAAAACAGGATCAGAGTGAAATCCAGCCACTGCTCCAGCATCGGACCTAAGCTGTCTAAAAAACTGAAAGCATCATATTCCTTCATTCCTAAAATTATCATGAGCTATTGTCCTGCTCTTAGATGAACTCTCAGCTTAAATGACCTCAgaataaaatgaacaaacacCTCAAAGGAGAAATCAAGTTTTGCACTGAGGTGGTGTGATGTGGAACATTTCCCTCATTATCCTCTTTGTTTTTGACGAGTCCCGATGATCTATGGATCATTGTTTTTCCATTCCTATAAGTGCTCCTCCATTAAAACCACAACTTGTTTTTGATTTATATTCACATAAGATAATCTCTACACCACCTGGACAATGTTGGGTCACATTTGAATGTTTAGTGTCAGAAAAACAGATTCAAAACAAGTTTTTCTGAAGTCCCGGTACTTTAGGCAGGGATCAGCTGATGCACAGGCAGAGGAAGTCATTAGTGATAAAGAAGGTGTGACTCACTACGACAACACAAACAAGAGGAGATGGATTGATGTTGGGAAGGAAATTGTGGCACTTTGAAACCTGGATGGGGTCAGAAGGTGAGCAGATTGTCTCCAGgggtaaaaacaacaacaacagcacatGACTACATGCTACTCAGACAGACAGTCCAGGAGTCTAATGGGTTAATAGTGTTGGAGGTCCAGCAGTAAGGATCGATGATGAAAGTCATCctgtgaggaacacaaagagcttTTAGAAACAAGATACCTGAGCCTTGTTGTTATGGATCCATTACACATTCCCAGAAGTAAACCAGGTTTGGGTTTTATGTTCTGTTTGGGAGGATGCTCAGACTCGGCTGAGACGAGGCCAGTCCCTACATCTGCTGATGTTACATTTGTCTCCTCTTCTTATTTTCCTGATATATTTATCAGTATGCATATTAGTGTCCCTGTTACTGACTTTTCTTCTCATCCTGTCCTGCAGAGTGGATCCAGGCAGTCCAGGCTCTCATGATCCTCTCCATCATCTTCAGTGTCCTGTCTCTCTTCCTGTTCTTCTGCCAGCTCTTCACCTTGCAGAAGGGTGGACGCTTTTTTCTCACTGGAGCCTTCCAGATCCTGGCCAGTAAGTTCACCAACCCCTACCTGATTctttatatatagatagatagtcaCTCTGTGCCATCCTGGcaacaaaaatgtaaaagcaCAAAGCATTAAAAGCAAATTCTTAGATTCGACAAACCAAAAAACTTTTTGTACTTTTATTTCAGCAGAACATCCCACAAATTTCATGCCACATAATTCATGGCAGAGAATCAAATGAAGAATCTGAGCCATTAGGTTTTCATGCCCCACTCATCTTTTATacttcatgccctttagccagagCGCTGCTCCACCACCACTCCATTGTGTTGTTTCTTGGCAGCCTTTTTGCAAAATGCCATTTTTTTTCTGAATTTCATGCCAGCGCACGGCCAGGGGCACCCAGGTGCCCACTCAGCCAAACAGGAATGAGACTGGGAATGCTGCCAGCTGTGCGAATTAAAATGTCAGGGGAAGATGGCGGTGCGGAGGTTTGAGAATCAGATCGGGTCATGCCAGACAAGGGAGGTGGACGGAATCTGGGAAGGTCTGCAAAGGTCAGACTTGGGTTCAGTAAGCATGAAAGGCTGTGATGTAACATGGAGGGATGCCTTCTGGGAAAAAATGACCGACCTGCCTCTGGTGCCAGACAGGGTTCAGACCAGGACAGAGGGACTGCAGGGAAACATGATCTGATGATACAGCCAGCCTCATTCCTTTTCTCCCCTGCAGGTTTGTTTGTGATGAGCGGAGCCATCATCTACACGGTGATGAGTCCAGAGTGGGTGCCTGAGAAGCACAACTTTGGCTACTCCTACATCTTGGCGTGGGTGGCCTTCCCCTTGGCACTCATCAGCGGACTCATCTACGTAATCTTGAGGAAACGAGAATGAGTCCTCAGTTACCCGACAGCAAGTGTTCGAAGTCCCCTTCTGCAGTTTCAGGTTGTGAAGGTAGCCTTAAACGCATCTAACATAGGGGAGCTAATACCAAAAACCACCAATACTGTTAAAGATGTATATAGTATCTATGGTTTAAAACCTATTTATAACACTTTTTACATAAATGTACATAGTCTTTGTGTTGCTTTGTCAAATGTGCTTTGTTTAAGCTGATTAAGTGCCTCAGTCTTTGTTTGTAACGATGAAATGATCCAACATGATTTTGTTGTGGTTTTATCTGCCTTTTTGTTTGAGTAATTGCcaaagataaaaagaaaaaaaaaatacaaaacaagtgttttaccAACCAAAATGCATGTATAAAAACAGGAAGATAAAGCAAACTTTTATTTATGGACTTGCTCAAATAGTGTTAACATCATAGGATGTAGCATAGCCTTGAATTGGTTATTTTTCTATTTTTGAATTTGCTATTTTTGTTTCATTTACTGCAAAATATGGTGCTATGTATTTATCATTCCTATTACTGATAGAAATCATTTACTAGATATTTTGTTGTGTTATACgttatttaaattgagaatcaagTCAGAGGAACACTGCAGAGCCTCACTGCTTATTTAGGGAACACAACTTATACTTAGCAGTGTTTTGTGTTTGTTCATCAGCAGTAAAATTGTAAGATTAAGGCTGTGCACAGATGAGGTCAGAATTATTACTCTGCAcattaaaaaaatggtttcagTAGGTTTTAAATGAATCTGTTTGAAATGTCTTCATTATTGTTTCTGTTGAAGCCTCAAGAAGCCAAATTGCCTTTATAATCAAACCTCTTTTAGGGAATAACACTGCCAACAAAAATAATAACAATGCTACAACTACAAGCCACCAAGGTGAATCCAAATGAAAATCAATTGCAACATATAGTGGTTACTCTATATGTGAAGTAAGGACAGAGAGACCTGCAGCAACGATACCATTATTAGCTTGACATACTTGAAAACTCGCTGCGATTTCTGCCTACTCGTGTTAGTTATCTTTGTTCTGCTCTACTGTACAAAAACACAGTTTATAAATATGTGTGTGCATAACAGCAACTTGCAGCAAAAATGTAGTCTCAAATGCTCACTAAATAAAACTACTCTGCATTATCCAGTACTGTGTTTTCCACTGTTACAAGAGACTGGCTTTGATGTATGTGAAGCTAAATTGGACCCAGAAGCCCTTCTTAAGGATTTATTCTAACAATAAAGAAAGAAACAGCTGCAAGAGCAGCTCACAGAAACCATAAATCCCTTAACTGGTTTCTGGTGCAGAACCCATAACTGACATGTTGCATGTTTTACATGTGCTTTAAGATGGATACCTAGCTTGTCTTGATGAGCATCCTTTCTGCATGTGGTTGCAAAATTACTGTATCCAACTTGTGTCATGCTCGCTGGGGCAAAGGCACGCCTTGCAATACCAGTTATTCAAAACATGCATCTTGTGTTTCGGTGTTGGTGTCTCCTCCCACACCAGATAAGAGAGGACTTGTTTAAACTCTGTGTGATGCTACACAGTATGTCCTCCACCCTTCTCCTTTAAAACAGCTATGTTTTACTGAAACTGCTAATTGGCTAGGGGTTGTATCTGATCATGGGTCCAGTTAGAAGAGAGTCCCTCTAATGACGACTGCCCTGATTTGTTGTAAGCCTAAAGCCTTCTCCATCTCAACCTCTACAAAGCTTATTCCAATTTATtcattaataaaatatatttctgACCACCTAACAGGCTTTTTTGTGTCTTTCATTTATAGACTGGACTTTGCAGATATCTCATGATTAATGAATCTATATCGTTTTAAAACAACAGAACGTTTGGTTTTCTGTTCTGAGCTTATGACAAGTGTCCAAATCTTCTGTGATGAAGAAAGATTCTTGTTGGAGGCCCAAGAGGTCACAGGCCTCCACTTCCTCCCCCTCTCACATACCAGCTCAGGGTAAAATGAGGACACTgcgttcctgtctgtctctgtaggTGTGTGTTGTAGAAACTCTGGATCGACTGCAGCTGAGTTTATTTTGCTGTGAACATTACATTTTTATCCAGAAAATGTTTCCAACATCTAGAAAACTCCAGGCTTGTCTCTCACAGTGGATTCACCTGGGGGATCAGGGTACCACCTGTGCAGGCCGTCTTATTTAACAGTGATGAGAAGATTTTTGGAGGATGACCTCATTTCACTAAGGGTGGTTAAGAAGCCAGTTCATTGATTGAAAAACACCAGAAACAGACTGGTATTCTACAACAGGTCTACGGGATTGGCTGCTGAGGACTCAGATGGATCATTTATCTGATCATTTGAGGCATCTGGAGAAAAGACTTCCTGGAGAAGAGCAGGTGAGCGCTTTCATCAGTCCTGTGTCATGTCATGATTGGGGTTACTTCTTAGCCAGGAGAGGGAATTCACTCAGTTCAGCCTCAGAACACAGCCATGAATAAAGAATGGCACCCAAAAATCTTCTCAGAAGAACTCCTCCCAAAAAATGATGAACAGCATGGATGATGGAGCACTACGCCACAAGGCTAAAGTGATACCTAACTGGTCTAGTGAACAAAACCTTAACATTACAGCTCCATGCCCAGGAACCCCCCTTAATACCACAGAAATCTTGTTAAAAAGGCGTGTAGAAAAATATTACAAATCCCAAAATACTACAAGGATTGGTTATGGAAAAACTGGTCTGCTTCAGACTGGACGTGTCCTAAAAGTTGATGGTGTCAGGATGAACTGCAGAGGTcttggagaagaagaaaaaaagtccaACACAACAAATATGAATTCTTTACACAAACATCATGTAACAGTCAATGAAAGCCTTTGAAACTTATGAAATATTTGTAAATATATCGATGTGCCAAAGACACAGTCACAAAATATCCAAAGCAAACTGTGAAAACCAATCGGCCATGGCTACAAGGCTTCCTGTCTTTTACTGTCCTGTTGAATGGCTCCATCTGGTGGTTGAACTATGAAATAGCAGCAACAACTTCATTAAACACTGTTTGAACCAACACCACCTCTCTGTGGTCAAACTGCAGCATTACCTGAAGAAGAGGTGAAAACCCTCATCTCCCCTGGGTGTGGCAGATTGTATTTCTCGAACTGAAGTGTGTTAAACCTCATTACCTCAATATATGACCGTCAAAGCCTCATCGGTGAGTGTTTCTCAGCCATTAGTATGCACACACGCAGTGTAGTCGGTGATTTCTCCTACTCGTCTGCTCCCTACATTAGTCAGTCTAATGAAGGCCCCTCCTCCAGGCCCATTACTGAGGCGTTCATGGCACAACTCATCGTTAGTGGAAAAACTGAAGATAAATTAGTCTTCTGCCTTTGAAATGTGTTAAAGATTCAGACCAAAAAGGACTGTTCACTGGGATCTTAGAGAGACAACGGGATCTTGTTTGTTACAAGAAGGATCAGAGATTTAGAAAatatttgtcttaaaaaatgtctGCTGATAATGAATAAAATAGGAATAAAATTAAATCACTACAGCACTAAGGGCGTTGGACGTGTATTTGGAAGAAAATTCGTTTTAAGTGAAATAATATTTCCTCATTCATAAAATTTACAAGAAAAACAATCACATGCCCCTCTTAAGATTGGATATAGAGCAGGATTCCTAATTAATGTCGTTGATTTCAGTCATCAAACCATTCAGAATTATTTAGCTCTGCATTTATTTGCTGTTTAGACCTAACTTATCAAATATAACAAAATATCAGTGTGAAATTGTGGCACATTTGAAAATAAATCTTATAGTTTTGTGCAGCTTAGTTTGCGGTTTACCTGCACATATTTGctaaattttactttttgtaaCAGGTTTCCATGAGATTTCTGCACAAACGTCATAATGAATTTTATTAGATTTTTGTCAGATAAACACTTTATTTTGTATTTAACCTATTGTGACTTATGAGTGTTAGCACAGAGATGAATAAAAAATAATCTGTTTTAGGACTGAATTAAAAAGGAATTGTTCTCACTGGA
This Nothobranchius furzeri strain GRZ-AD chromosome 16, NfurGRZ-RIMD1, whole genome shotgun sequence DNA region includes the following protein-coding sequences:
- the pmp22b gene encoding peripheral myelin protein 22b, whose translation is MLLLLLGIVFLHIAALVLLFVSTIVSVWTTGETITSDLWRNCTTYGRETSCNPASAGEWIQAVQALMILSIIFSVLSLFLFFCQLFTLQKGGRFFLTGAFQILASLFVMSGAIIYTVMSPEWVPEKHNFGYSYILAWVAFPLALISGLIYVILRKRE